From Halobacterium sp. R2-5, the proteins below share one genomic window:
- a CDS encoding PadR family transcriptional regulator, which translates to MEQRDETTGFQRDILCVLCGLDEPKGMEIQSELETYYGSDVLHARVYQNLDSLAERGLVEKGERDERTNYYRITDAGREAVRDVIEWKRQYTAGVEADTV; encoded by the coding sequence ATGGAACAGCGAGACGAGACAACGGGCTTCCAGCGGGACATCCTCTGCGTGCTCTGCGGGCTCGACGAGCCGAAGGGCATGGAGATCCAGTCGGAACTCGAGACGTACTACGGTTCGGACGTACTGCACGCGCGCGTCTACCAGAACCTCGACTCGCTGGCCGAGCGCGGCCTCGTCGAGAAGGGCGAGCGCGACGAGCGCACGAACTACTACCGCATCACTGACGCGGGCCGCGAGGCCGTCCGGGACGTCATCGAGTGGAAGCGCCAGTACACCGCCGGCGTGGAAGCCGACACCGTCTGA
- a CDS encoding uracil-DNA glycosylase family protein: MQNVTDRTSNPFGMQPPCDSFVPGYGDANADFHVVGDHPGVHGGADEGVPFTGTPAAERFRRALTAAGLLDGDGEPVELFLSYLHACVPDGEPSEREYTEMEPFFDAELRAITAHVLLPVGERATRHVLENYTAIVADGVDLADVHGEELHGSGWLVVPALDPAAWTDEDEAAYVDALCDLRETNYEREADLGRFLVGPESYRVR; the protein is encoded by the coding sequence GTGCAGAACGTCACGGACCGTACGAGCAACCCGTTCGGCATGCAGCCGCCGTGCGACTCGTTCGTCCCCGGGTACGGCGACGCGAACGCGGACTTCCACGTCGTCGGCGACCACCCGGGCGTCCACGGCGGCGCCGACGAGGGCGTGCCGTTCACGGGGACGCCCGCGGCGGAGCGCTTCCGGCGCGCGCTGACGGCCGCGGGGCTGCTCGACGGCGACGGCGAGCCGGTCGAGCTGTTCCTGTCGTACCTCCACGCCTGCGTCCCGGACGGCGAACCGAGCGAGCGCGAGTACACGGAGATGGAGCCGTTCTTCGACGCGGAGCTGCGCGCCATCACCGCGCACGTCCTGCTGCCGGTCGGCGAGCGCGCGACCCGCCACGTCCTCGAGAACTACACCGCCATCGTCGCCGACGGCGTCGACCTCGCGGACGTTCACGGCGAGGAACTCCACGGCAGCGGCTGGCTGGTCGTGCCCGCGCTCGACCCCGCGGCGTGGACCGACGAAGACGAGGCCGCGTACGTCGACGCGCTGTGCGACCTCCGGGAGACGAACTACGAGCGCGAGGCCGACCTCGGGCGGTTCCTCGTCGGCCCCGAGTCCTACCGCGTCAGGTAG
- a CDS encoding MBL fold metallo-hydrolase, with translation MHHIQLSNTAFEGRNSVYVLGDGDADAPTTLVDTGVATPGVDAELRDALDGVGVALAALDRVLLTHWHHDHAGLAGAVQAESGADVFVHEADADLVAQRGSAREDLYDAQEAALYDWGLPDDEREGLLAFNDEHRGLRGDPADVTELTDGDTVALGRYEAEVVHLPGHAAGLVAYVVERGGRREAFVGDAVLPKYTPNVGGADVRVERPLAQYLDSLERVQSLDLDRAWPGHRGPIFAPSERARDIAAHHEERTARVEEAVADLAPATAWEVSAALFGSLSGIHVLHGPGEAFAHLDHLVREGVLAETEDGYVPG, from the coding sequence GTGCACCACATCCAGCTGTCGAACACCGCCTTCGAGGGGCGCAACAGCGTCTACGTCCTCGGAGACGGCGACGCGGACGCGCCGACGACGCTCGTGGACACCGGCGTCGCGACACCGGGCGTGGACGCCGAGCTCCGGGACGCGCTCGACGGCGTCGGCGTCGCGCTCGCGGCCCTCGACCGCGTACTGCTCACGCACTGGCACCACGACCACGCGGGACTCGCCGGCGCCGTGCAGGCCGAGAGCGGCGCGGACGTCTTCGTCCACGAAGCCGACGCGGACCTCGTCGCGCAGCGCGGGAGCGCACGCGAGGACCTCTACGACGCACAGGAGGCCGCGCTCTACGACTGGGGGCTGCCCGACGACGAGCGCGAGGGACTGCTCGCGTTCAACGACGAGCACCGCGGCCTCCGCGGCGACCCGGCGGACGTGACGGAACTCACCGACGGCGACACGGTCGCGCTCGGGAGGTACGAGGCCGAAGTCGTCCACCTCCCCGGGCACGCCGCCGGGCTCGTGGCGTACGTCGTCGAGCGCGGCGGCCGCCGCGAGGCGTTCGTCGGAGACGCAGTGCTGCCGAAGTACACGCCGAACGTCGGCGGCGCTGACGTCCGCGTCGAGCGCCCGCTCGCCCAGTATCTCGACAGCCTCGAACGCGTGCAGTCGCTGGATCTGGACCGCGCGTGGCCCGGCCACCGCGGCCCGATTTTCGCGCCGAGCGAGCGCGCCCGCGACATCGCCGCCCACCACGAGGAGCGCACCGCCCGCGTCGAGGAGGCCGTCGCGGACCTCGCGCCGGCGACCGCGTGGGAGGTCAGCGCGGCACTGTTCGGCTCGCTGTCCGGCATCCACGTCCTCCACGGTCCCGGCGAGGCGTTCGCGCACCTCGACCACCTCGTCCGCGAGGGCGTCCTCGCCGAGACCGAAGACGGCTACGTGCCCGGCTGA
- a CDS encoding NAD-binding protein — MSRQERRVLAYAGLLAAVAATYTVAFKHGMAFFEGREVTYVESLQFVGQTFTTTGYGEYAPWESNVMLLTVVVMQLSGVFLIFLTLPLFVVPWIEDRLEVEPPRSVDLDDHVVICGFGARDKTLAAELDAQGVEYVVLTDDRETALSLHENGWRAVHGDPETASGLERVDVGDARTVVLDESDERNATIALTVTDIAPDVQTVCFVEDPSLAEYLEYAGADRVLGPRSLLGRSLARNVTNAVTSRLGEAVEIGDDFEIVEMPIQYGSDLDGATLGETALLEPGGVNAVGAWFAGEYVGSPSPDRELTRNTVLLVAGRERDLEAFEERTLAAHDAADRGHVVVAGYGEVGSTVRAALDEAGIETTVVDVEDRPGVDVVGDAMEGSTLRDADIGDASALVLALGDDTSTVFATLVAREASERVEILCRANDVESARKLYAAGADYVLSLATVAGRMLAQTILAEDVMALDKQIDVVRTEAPALVGQTLAGADVRARTGCTVVAVQRDDEVISRPDADFRVREGDALVVVGADADVARFNEVAGVHAGPP, encoded by the coding sequence ATGTCGAGACAGGAGCGCCGCGTGCTCGCGTACGCCGGCCTCCTCGCCGCCGTCGCCGCGACGTACACCGTCGCGTTCAAGCACGGGATGGCGTTCTTCGAGGGGCGCGAGGTGACGTACGTCGAGTCCCTCCAGTTCGTCGGTCAGACGTTCACCACGACTGGCTACGGCGAGTACGCGCCGTGGGAGTCGAACGTGATGCTGCTGACCGTGGTCGTGATGCAGCTCAGCGGCGTCTTCCTCATCTTCCTGACGCTGCCGCTGTTCGTCGTGCCGTGGATAGAGGACCGCCTCGAAGTGGAGCCGCCGCGCAGCGTCGACCTCGACGACCACGTCGTCATCTGCGGGTTCGGCGCCCGCGACAAGACGCTCGCGGCGGAACTAGACGCGCAGGGCGTCGAGTACGTCGTCCTCACGGACGACCGCGAGACTGCGCTGTCGTTGCACGAGAACGGCTGGCGCGCCGTCCACGGCGACCCCGAGACCGCGTCCGGGCTGGAGCGCGTGGACGTCGGGGACGCCCGAACGGTCGTCCTCGACGAGAGCGACGAACGTAACGCCACCATCGCGCTCACGGTGACGGACATCGCGCCCGACGTCCAGACCGTCTGCTTCGTGGAGGACCCGTCGCTGGCGGAGTATCTGGAGTACGCGGGCGCCGACCGCGTGCTCGGCCCGCGCTCGCTACTCGGCCGGAGCCTCGCGCGCAACGTCACGAACGCGGTCACGTCGCGACTCGGCGAAGCCGTCGAAATCGGCGACGACTTCGAGATCGTGGAGATGCCGATCCAGTACGGCAGCGACCTCGACGGTGCCACGCTCGGCGAGACGGCCCTCCTCGAACCGGGCGGCGTGAACGCGGTGGGCGCGTGGTTCGCCGGCGAGTACGTCGGCTCGCCGTCCCCGGACCGGGAGCTCACGCGGAACACCGTCCTGCTGGTCGCGGGCCGCGAGCGAGACCTCGAAGCGTTCGAGGAGCGCACGCTCGCCGCGCACGACGCCGCGGACCGCGGACACGTCGTCGTCGCGGGGTACGGCGAGGTCGGCTCGACGGTGCGCGCAGCCCTCGACGAAGCGGGTATCGAGACGACCGTCGTGGACGTCGAGGACCGCCCGGGCGTGGACGTCGTCGGGGACGCGATGGAAGGGAGCACGCTGCGCGACGCCGACATCGGGGACGCGAGCGCGCTCGTGCTCGCGCTCGGCGACGACACGTCGACGGTGTTCGCGACGCTGGTCGCCCGCGAGGCCAGCGAGCGCGTGGAGATTCTCTGCCGCGCGAACGACGTCGAGAGCGCGCGGAAGCTGTACGCGGCGGGCGCGGACTACGTGCTGTCGCTGGCGACCGTCGCCGGGCGGATGCTCGCCCAGACCATCCTCGCCGAGGACGTGATGGCCCTCGACAAGCAGATCGACGTCGTGCGGACGGAAGCGCCCGCGCTCGTCGGCCAGACGCTCGCGGGGGCGGACGTCCGCGCGCGCACCGGCTGCACGGTGGTCGCGGTCCAGCGGGAC
- a CDS encoding tautomerase family protein → MPLLQFDTDFPVSDAEADAFADAVTDLYVETMDADRSYVAVVVRDDGHLSLGRAVEGGQVFCSADVRAGRDGATKRAFATAVMDEAAERFGVPDENLKVVFTEHAGAQMQGVERVGGDWS, encoded by the coding sequence GTGCCACTGCTCCAGTTCGACACCGACTTCCCGGTATCCGACGCCGAGGCAGACGCGTTCGCCGACGCCGTCACCGACCTGTACGTCGAGACGATGGACGCCGACCGGTCGTACGTCGCGGTCGTCGTGCGCGACGACGGACACCTCTCGCTCGGCCGCGCAGTCGAGGGCGGGCAGGTGTTCTGCTCGGCGGACGTCCGGGCGGGCCGAGACGGAGCGACGAAGCGGGCGTTCGCGACCGCGGTGATGGACGAGGCCGCCGAGCGGTTCGGCGTCCCCGACGAGAATCTGAAGGTCGTGTTCACCGAGCACGCGGGCGCGCAGATGCAGGGCGTCGAGCGCGTCGGCGGCGATTGGAGTTAA
- a CDS encoding helix-turn-helix domain-containing protein, whose product MSESEQLPAWCPGDGWCSITATASLVGKKWHPVIIHRLLEDGPLGFNALQEEVDGISSKVLSESLDDLEEKQLVSRTIVSEKPVRVEYALTDLGQSLEPVVTALAEWGEQHLDPVEEEASSIV is encoded by the coding sequence ATGAGCGAAAGCGAGCAGTTGCCCGCGTGGTGTCCCGGTGACGGCTGGTGTTCGATTACCGCGACGGCGTCCCTCGTCGGGAAGAAGTGGCACCCCGTCATCATCCACCGGCTGCTCGAAGACGGCCCGCTGGGGTTCAACGCGCTCCAGGAGGAGGTCGACGGCATCTCCAGCAAGGTGCTGTCCGAGAGCCTCGACGACTTGGAAGAGAAACAGCTCGTCTCCCGGACCATCGTCAGTGAGAAGCCCGTGCGCGTCGAGTACGCGCTCACTGACCTCGGGCAGTCCCTCGAACCGGTCGTGACCGCGCTCGCGGAGTGGGGGGAACAGCACCTCGACCCGGTCGAGGAAGAGGCGTCGTCTATCGTCTAA
- a CDS encoding O-methyltransferase has product MNDVLSDTADAFLDAANPEPSELLQEMTEYGRSEDFPIVGPDVGHLLGVVATLAGAERVFEFGSGYGYSGAWFRTVLPADGELVLTDYDEGNLETAREFLGRQDEDATVRYEAGDAMELFERYDGPFDVVLLDHGKTEYVDAFEDARGKLADGGVVVADNMMAGPVEPADVTAALQGDEPVDDHTEGVADYIEHVRGDPDFETAFVPLGEGVAISVKR; this is encoded by the coding sequence ATGAACGACGTGCTGAGCGACACCGCAGACGCCTTCCTCGACGCCGCGAACCCCGAGCCCTCCGAACTGCTCCAGGAGATGACCGAGTACGGCCGCAGCGAGGACTTCCCCATCGTCGGGCCGGACGTCGGCCACCTCCTGGGCGTGGTGGCGACGCTCGCGGGCGCGGAGCGCGTCTTCGAGTTCGGGTCGGGGTACGGCTACTCGGGCGCGTGGTTCCGCACCGTGCTCCCCGCGGACGGCGAACTCGTGCTCACGGACTACGACGAGGGGAACCTCGAGACGGCCCGGGAATTCCTCGGCAGGCAGGACGAGGACGCGACCGTCCGCTACGAGGCGGGGGACGCGATGGAGCTATTCGAGCGCTACGACGGTCCGTTCGACGTCGTGCTGCTCGACCACGGCAAGACCGAGTACGTCGACGCCTTCGAGGACGCCCGCGGGAAGCTCGCGGACGGCGGCGTCGTCGTCGCGGACAACATGATGGCCGGCCCCGTCGAGCCAGCGGACGTGACCGCGGCGCTGCAGGGCGACGAACCGGTCGACGACCACACGGAGGGCGTCGCGGACTACATCGAGCACGTCCGCGGCGACCCGGACTTCGAGACGGCGTTCGTGCCGCTCGGCGAGGGCGTCGCGATCAGCGTGAAGCGATAG
- the bcp gene encoding thioredoxin-dependent thiol peroxidase, translating into MLSEGDAAPGFELPNQDGDTVSLSDYDGQYAVVYFYPRADTPGCTTQACSFRDNWDEYADRDVPVLGISDDPVEDLADFAAKYDLPFDLLSDTDGAVATAYDSYGEKNVFGNEVVGTFRNTFVVGPDGDVVAVFEGVDPEEHAEEVLDVID; encoded by the coding sequence ATGCTCTCGGAAGGAGACGCCGCGCCCGGCTTCGAGCTGCCCAACCAGGACGGCGACACCGTGTCGCTGTCGGACTACGACGGCCAGTACGCCGTCGTCTACTTCTACCCGCGCGCCGACACCCCCGGCTGCACGACCCAGGCCTGTAGCTTCCGCGACAACTGGGACGAGTACGCGGACCGCGACGTCCCCGTGCTCGGTATCAGCGACGACCCCGTCGAGGACCTCGCGGACTTCGCGGCGAAGTACGACCTCCCGTTCGACCTGCTCAGCGACACGGACGGCGCGGTCGCGACCGCGTACGACTCCTACGGCGAGAAGAACGTCTTCGGGAACGAGGTCGTCGGCACGTTCCGGAACACGTTCGTCGTCGGACCGGACGGCGATGTCGTCGCCGTCTTCGAGGGTGTCGACCCCGAGGAGCACGCCGAGGAAGTCCTCGACGTCATCGATTAA
- a CDS encoding thioredoxin family protein codes for MVEMESETELEAGDPAPDFELRGTDGETYGLDDLADHEAVLLVFTCNHCPYAQAKFDVLNDVAADYDDAAVVGINPNDADEYPDDSFERMRELVEDGTVQYDAYLRDESQEVARAYGAVCTPDPFLLRNTGDGFEVVYNGRLDDALNPDDEPTRPGGDVRDAIDSILAGEPVEKEWRPSRGCSIKWTDA; via the coding sequence ATGGTCGAGATGGAATCCGAGACCGAACTCGAAGCCGGCGACCCCGCGCCCGACTTCGAGCTGCGGGGGACGGACGGCGAGACGTACGGCCTCGACGACCTCGCCGACCACGAGGCGGTCCTGCTGGTGTTCACGTGTAACCACTGTCCGTACGCGCAGGCGAAGTTCGACGTGCTGAACGACGTCGCGGCGGACTACGACGACGCCGCGGTCGTCGGCATCAACCCGAACGACGCCGACGAGTACCCCGACGACTCCTTCGAGCGGATGCGGGAGTTAGTGGAGGACGGCACCGTCCAGTACGACGCCTACCTCCGCGACGAATCGCAGGAGGTCGCTCGCGCGTACGGCGCGGTCTGCACCCCGGACCCGTTCCTCCTGCGGAACACCGGGGACGGCTTCGAAGTCGTCTACAACGGCCGCCTCGACGACGCCCTGAATCCGGACGACGAGCCGACGCGGCCGGGCGGCGACGTCCGCGACGCCATCGACAGCATCCTCGCCGGCGAGCCCGTCGAGAAGGAGTGGCGGCCGTCCCGCGGCTGCTCCATCAAGTGGACCGACGCGTAG
- a CDS encoding helix-turn-helix domain-containing protein has protein sequence MTTDELVQDLPPSAKLVLKVLEYNGGLTQKQIVENSRLSQRTVRDALDRLQEADIVEKDIYIPDARQNLYRLSIDEDDEEAEREQEAEVVLD, from the coding sequence ATGACGACCGACGAACTCGTTCAGGACCTCCCCCCGAGCGCCAAACTCGTCCTGAAAGTGCTGGAGTACAACGGCGGGCTCACACAGAAACAGATCGTGGAGAACTCGCGGCTGTCCCAGCGCACCGTCCGGGACGCCCTCGACCGCTTGCAGGAGGCCGACATCGTGGAGAAGGACATCTACATCCCGGACGCCCGACAGAACCTCTACCGGCTGTCCATCGACGAGGACGACGAGGAGGCCGAGCGCGAGCAGGAAGCCGAAGTCGTCCTCGACTAA
- a CDS encoding copper-translocating P-type ATPase encodes MTERQTHIDVSGMTCANCASTVTESVTALDGVHDADVNFATDGGTVHYDPAETSLGAIYAAIEDAGYDPVAEEVTVSVTDMTCANCAATIEDAVGDLPGVVAVDANYATDETTVRYNPAEADLDAVYEAIEDAGYTPVREDEGGDDGDERSAADRARDEETRRQRNLTLFGALLSAPLLFFVVETHLLGGGVLPETVFGARFGWVEFLLATPVYVVLGREFLENSYKALVKNRTANMDVLIALGSTTAYVYSLVSLAGVLPEAGLYFDTAALILVFITLGNYLEARSKSQASDALRKLLEMEADTATLVDEDGSEEEVPLSEVEVGDRMKVRPGEKIPTDGVVVDGESAVDESMVTGESVPVSKEPGDEVVGSTVNENGVLVVEATKVGEDTAIQQIVETVKEAQSRQPEIQNVADRISSYFVPAVIANAVLWAVVWYAFPETLAGVVQALPLWGVVVGGPAAVGVLEFSVVVFASAVLIACPCALGLATPAATMVGTSIGAQNGVLFKGGDVLERVRDVDTVVFDKTGTLTTGEMELTDVVVVDDGEPAAAADGGALAAPEVDESFVLRMAASAESGSEHPLGAAIVDGARERGVDVGEPEDFENVPGQGVKATVDGREVLVGNRKLLEDAGVDVSPAADDMERLEREGKTAMLVAVDGRLAGVVADADTVKETSERAVAELRERGVDVHMITGDNERTARAVAERVGVDPDNVRASVLPDEKADAVEDIQADGTQAMMVGDGVNDAPALASAYVGVAIGSGTDVAIEAADVTLMRDDPYDVVKAIRVSEGTLSKIKQNLFWALGYNTAMIPLASLGLLQPVLAAAAMAVSSVSVLTNSLLFRRYTPDEDYRLFGR; translated from the coding sequence ATGACAGAGCGCCAGACACACATCGACGTCTCGGGGATGACGTGTGCGAACTGCGCGTCGACCGTGACGGAGTCGGTCACGGCCCTCGACGGCGTCCACGACGCCGACGTGAACTTCGCGACGGACGGCGGCACCGTCCACTACGACCCGGCGGAGACGTCCCTCGGCGCCATCTACGCGGCCATCGAGGACGCCGGCTACGACCCGGTCGCCGAGGAAGTGACCGTGTCGGTGACGGACATGACGTGCGCGAACTGCGCGGCGACCATCGAAGACGCCGTCGGCGACCTGCCGGGCGTCGTCGCCGTGGACGCGAACTACGCGACCGACGAGACGACGGTCCGGTACAACCCCGCAGAGGCCGACCTCGACGCCGTCTACGAGGCCATCGAGGACGCCGGCTACACGCCCGTCCGCGAGGACGAGGGCGGAGACGACGGCGACGAGCGCAGCGCCGCCGACCGAGCGCGCGACGAGGAGACGCGCCGCCAGCGCAACCTCACGCTGTTCGGCGCGCTGCTGTCAGCGCCGCTGTTGTTCTTCGTCGTCGAGACCCACCTGCTCGGCGGCGGCGTCCTCCCGGAGACCGTCTTCGGGGCGCGCTTCGGCTGGGTGGAGTTCCTGCTCGCGACGCCCGTCTACGTCGTGCTCGGCCGGGAGTTCCTCGAGAACTCCTACAAGGCGCTCGTGAAGAACCGGACGGCGAACATGGACGTGCTCATCGCGCTCGGCTCCACGACGGCGTACGTCTACTCCCTCGTCTCGCTGGCGGGCGTGCTGCCCGAGGCCGGCCTCTACTTCGACACGGCGGCGCTCATCCTCGTGTTCATCACCCTCGGGAACTACCTCGAAGCGCGCTCGAAGAGCCAGGCGAGCGACGCGCTCCGGAAGCTCCTCGAGATGGAGGCCGACACCGCGACGCTCGTCGACGAGGACGGCAGCGAAGAAGAAGTGCCGCTCTCCGAGGTCGAAGTCGGCGACCGGATGAAGGTCCGGCCCGGGGAGAAGATTCCGACCGACGGCGTCGTCGTCGACGGCGAGTCCGCGGTCGACGAGTCGATGGTGACGGGGGAGTCCGTCCCCGTCTCGAAGGAACCCGGCGACGAGGTGGTGGGGTCGACGGTCAACGAGAACGGCGTGCTCGTCGTGGAGGCGACGAAGGTCGGCGAGGACACGGCCATCCAGCAGATCGTCGAGACGGTCAAGGAGGCCCAATCCCGCCAGCCCGAGATTCAGAACGTCGCGGACCGCATCTCCTCGTACTTCGTGCCCGCGGTCATCGCCAACGCGGTCCTCTGGGCGGTCGTCTGGTACGCGTTCCCCGAGACGCTGGCGGGCGTCGTGCAGGCGCTCCCGCTGTGGGGCGTGGTCGTCGGCGGTCCCGCGGCGGTCGGCGTCCTGGAGTTCAGCGTCGTCGTGTTCGCGTCCGCGGTGCTCATCGCGTGCCCCTGCGCGCTCGGCCTCGCGACGCCCGCGGCGACGATGGTCGGCACGAGCATCGGCGCGCAGAACGGCGTCCTGTTCAAGGGCGGCGACGTGCTCGAGCGCGTCCGCGACGTCGACACGGTCGTCTTCGACAAGACAGGCACGCTCACTACCGGCGAGATGGAGCTCACTGACGTGGTCGTCGTCGACGACGGCGAGCCGGCTGCGGCGGCCGACGGCGGCGCGCTCGCCGCGCCCGAGGTCGACGAGTCGTTCGTCCTGCGGATGGCGGCGTCCGCCGAGTCCGGCAGCGAGCACCCGCTCGGCGCCGCCATCGTCGACGGCGCTCGCGAGCGCGGCGTCGACGTCGGCGAGCCCGAGGACTTCGAGAACGTCCCCGGGCAGGGCGTGAAAGCGACTGTCGACGGCCGCGAGGTGCTCGTCGGCAACCGGAAGCTCCTCGAAGACGCGGGCGTCGACGTCTCGCCCGCCGCCGACGACATGGAGCGCCTCGAACGCGAGGGGAAGACCGCGATGCTGGTCGCCGTCGACGGGCGCCTCGCGGGCGTCGTCGCGGACGCCGACACCGTCAAGGAGACGTCCGAGCGCGCCGTCGCGGAGCTCCGCGAGCGCGGCGTCGACGTCCACATGATTACGGGCGACAACGAGCGCACCGCGCGCGCGGTCGCCGAGCGCGTCGGCGTCGACCCCGACAACGTCCGGGCGAGCGTGCTCCCCGACGAGAAAGCCGACGCCGTCGAGGACATCCAGGCGGACGGCACGCAGGCGATGATGGTCGGTGACGGCGTCAACGACGCGCCCGCGCTCGCCTCCGCGTACGTCGGCGTCGCCATCGGCTCCGGCACCGACGTCGCCATCGAGGCCGCGGACGTCACGCTGATGCGCGACGACCCCTACGACGTCGTGAAGGCCATCCGCGTCAGCGAGGGGACGCTCTCGAAGATCAAGCAGAACCTCTTCTGGGCGCTCGGCTACAACACCGCGATGATTCCGCTGGCCTCCCTCGGGCTGCTCCAGCCGGTGCTGGCGGCCGCCGCGATGGCCGTCTCCAGCGTGAGCGTGCTCACGAACAGCCTGCTGTTCAGGCGGTACACGCCGGACGAAGATTATCGCCTGTTCGGTCGATAA
- a CDS encoding DUF4149 domain-containing protein, whose product MSVSALLVHAALGMWLGSIVFFSFVAAPALFDELGEDRAGDAVNVVFPRYYSFGVWMGAVALVVWAAGPVVADVPEPPLVADLGVVAAFLANLYARYKLIPEMEEAGSDAFARYHKQSVGLNLVALAGLVAAFAVLHL is encoded by the coding sequence ATGAGCGTCTCCGCCCTGCTCGTACACGCCGCGCTGGGGATGTGGCTCGGCAGCATCGTGTTCTTCTCGTTCGTCGCCGCGCCCGCCCTGTTCGACGAGCTCGGCGAGGACCGCGCCGGCGACGCCGTGAACGTCGTCTTCCCGCGGTACTACTCGTTCGGCGTCTGGATGGGCGCCGTCGCGCTGGTCGTGTGGGCGGCCGGCCCCGTCGTCGCGGACGTCCCGGAGCCGCCGCTGGTCGCGGACCTCGGCGTCGTCGCGGCGTTCCTCGCGAACCTCTACGCGCGCTACAAGCTGATTCCGGAGATGGAGGAAGCGGGCTCGGACGCGTTCGCGCGCTACCACAAGCAGTCCGTCGGTCTGAATCTCGTCGCGCTCGCCGGGCTCGTCGCGGCGTTCGCCGTTCTCCACCTGTGA